The sequence below is a genomic window from Actinokineospora baliensis.
TCGGGGAGGTGCTCGCCGAGGAGGGCATCTCCGTCGGCGCGCACGACTCGCTGAGCCCCTCGCCCAGCGCCGAGATCGGCGACGACGGCAAGATCGTGCTCCAGCGCGGTCGGGCGCTGCAGCTGACCGTCGACGGCGAGCAGCGCGAGGTCTGGGTCCGCGCGACCACCGTCGGCGAGGCGCTGCGCCAGGCGGGCGCCCCGGTCGCCGGGTCGTGGGTCTCGGTCGGCGGCGACGCCTCGGTGCCGCTCGAGGGCATCGCGGTCGAGATCAAGACCGCCAAGGACATCACCCTCTTCGACGGCGGCAACGCCCCCTCGCCGGTCCGCACGACCGCGGTGACCGTCGGCGAGCTGCTCAGCGAGCGCGGCTTGACCCTCGGCCCGCAGGACGCGATCGCGCCGGGCGCCGACCTCAAGCTGACCTCCGGCGCCGAGATCAAGATCAGCCGCACCGGCGTGACCGTGATCAACCAGGCCGAGCCGGTCGCGCCGCCGGTGCAGAAGGTCGACGACCCCGAGCTCGACAAGGGCAAGGAGACCGTCGTCGAGCCCGGCGCGCCGGGCGAGCGCATGGTCACCTACCGGATCACCGAGAAGAACGGCAAGGTGGTCAAGCGCGAGGAGATCGGCGCCAAGGTCCTCACCGAGGCCAAGCCGAAGGTCGTCAAGGTCGGCACCAAGAAGCCGCCGCAGCCGGTGATCACCGACGGCTCCGCTTGGGACCGGCTCGCGCAGTGCGAGGCCACCGGCAACTGGGCCATCAACACCGGCAACGGCTACTACGGCGGCCTGCAGTTCGACAAGCGCACCTGGGACTCCAACGGCGGCGGCGCCTACGCCGCCTACCCGCACCAGGCCACCCGCGAGCAGCAGATCGCCATCGCGACCAAGGTCCGCGACGCCCGCGGCGGCTACAGCGCGTGGCCCGCCTGCGCCCGCAAGCTCGGCCTGCCCACCTGATCTGAAATCGTCGGCAAAGGCCCTCTTCGGAGGGCCTTTGCCATTTCCGGAAATGGGCCGCACCAGCGCGGTCCGAGCGCCCGAGTAGCATTGCGGGAATGACCGGTTCGGCGTTGCTCAGCCCGGTGGACGTGCGCAGGCTCGCCGCCGAACTCGGGGTGCGGCCGACCAAGAAACTCGGCCAGAACTTCGTGCACGACCCCAACACCGTCCGTCGCATCGCGACCACCGCGGGCCTGACCCCCGACGACGTCGTGCTCGAGGTCGGGCCGGGACTCGGCTCGCTCACCCTGGCGCTGCTGCCCGAGTGCGCCTCGGTCGTCGCGGTCGAGATCGACCCGGTGCTGGCCGACCGGCTACCCGGGACGGTCGCCGACCGCGCCCCCGAGCTCGCCGACCGGCTGCGCGTCGTGCTCGGCGACGCGATGCGGGTGACCGCGGCCCAGCTCGGCGCTGAGCCGACCGCGCTGGTGGCCAACCTGCCCTACAACGTGGCCGTGCCGGTGGTGCTGCACCTGCTCGCGGAGCTGCCGAGCCTGCGCACCGTGCTGGTGATGGTGCAGGCCGAGGTCGCCGACCGGATGGCCGCGCCGCCGGGCAGCAAGGTCTACGGGGTGCCCAGCGTCAAGATCGCGTGGTACGCCGAGGCGCGCCGGGTGGCGACGGTGTCGCGGACGGTGTTCTGGCCGGTTCCCAACGTGGACTCGGCGTTGGTTCTTCTCACCCGGCGGGCGAGTCCGGTCGGTGTTGACCGCGACGCGGTGTTCGCCGCCGTCGACGCCGCCTTCGCGCAAAGGCGAAAGACCTTGCGCGCCGCACTGTCCGATTGGGCCGGTTCGCCACCTGCGGCCGAAGCGGTGCTCGTCGCGGCGGGGGTCGACCCGTCCCTGCGGGGTGAGCAGTTGTCGGTAGGCGACTTCGTCCGGATAGCCCAGGCGTTCGCTCGACCGCAGTAGCGC
It includes:
- a CDS encoding ubiquitin-like domain-containing protein; this encodes MSGKQTGGSDRPGHDSFSADTDWFTPVTAVSTATHEDDFTAWQSEFPSLPTFPDGQSTGFYDVSREFDEGYSSSLAITDHDVRHALGPQADEIMATAGVDVDELIRLINAETTVLPVIPDELSAAPQPLKVGEADAPAPGLLAAVKRWKGTFLKATIAAVLVTLIGGGGAAIAMNNTVTVEVDGQSKQINTYSDTVGEVLAEEGISVGAHDSLSPSPSAEIGDDGKIVLQRGRALQLTVDGEQREVWVRATTVGEALRQAGAPVAGSWVSVGGDASVPLEGIAVEIKTAKDITLFDGGNAPSPVRTTAVTVGELLSERGLTLGPQDAIAPGADLKLTSGAEIKISRTGVTVINQAEPVAPPVQKVDDPELDKGKETVVEPGAPGERMVTYRITEKNGKVVKREEIGAKVLTEAKPKVVKVGTKKPPQPVITDGSAWDRLAQCEATGNWAINTGNGYYGGLQFDKRTWDSNGGGAYAAYPHQATREQQIAIATKVRDARGGYSAWPACARKLGLPT
- the rsmA gene encoding 16S rRNA (adenine(1518)-N(6)/adenine(1519)-N(6))-dimethyltransferase RsmA, translated to MTGSALLSPVDVRRLAAELGVRPTKKLGQNFVHDPNTVRRIATTAGLTPDDVVLEVGPGLGSLTLALLPECASVVAVEIDPVLADRLPGTVADRAPELADRLRVVLGDAMRVTAAQLGAEPTALVANLPYNVAVPVVLHLLAELPSLRTVLVMVQAEVADRMAAPPGSKVYGVPSVKIAWYAEARRVATVSRTVFWPVPNVDSALVLLTRRASPVGVDRDAVFAAVDAAFAQRRKTLRAALSDWAGSPPAAEAVLVAAGVDPSLRGEQLSVGDFVRIAQAFARPQ